The proteins below come from a single Actinomycetota bacterium genomic window:
- the dapF gene encoding diaminopimelate epimerase → MTIEFSKYHGLGNDFILVYEQVMDAGTAITMCDRNLGVGGDGVIVIGPSDLADFSFLLYNADGGVAEVSGNGLRCVGKFLYDRGHHNDTRVTVEAGGQVKVLDLTVEDGVVTSVRADMGIPVEEDDIELYGWTWKRTTTGNPHATTFVDDIDAAPVTTLGPLVENDPAFPNRTNVEFAKVEGDVIHARFWERGVGVTQSSGTGSSACLVASGLRKATVRTPGGDLFITREPDGRLFMTGPAVHVFDGRTA, encoded by the coding sequence TTGACGATTGAGTTCTCGAAGTACCACGGGCTGGGCAACGACTTCATCCTGGTGTACGAGCAGGTGATGGACGCCGGGACCGCGATAACGATGTGCGACCGCAACCTCGGCGTCGGGGGCGACGGCGTGATCGTCATCGGGCCCTCCGATCTGGCCGACTTCAGCTTCCTGCTCTACAACGCCGACGGCGGGGTCGCCGAGGTCTCGGGAAACGGCCTGCGCTGCGTCGGCAAGTTCCTCTACGACCGGGGGCACCACAACGACACCAGGGTGACGGTCGAGGCCGGGGGCCAGGTCAAGGTGCTGGACCTCACGGTCGAGGACGGAGTCGTCACTTCGGTCCGTGCCGACATGGGGATTCCGGTGGAAGAGGACGACATCGAGCTCTACGGGTGGACTTGGAAGCGAACGACCACCGGCAACCCGCACGCCACGACCTTTGTCGACGACATCGACGCCGCGCCGGTCACCACACTCGGCCCGCTGGTGGAGAACGACCCGGCCTTTCCGAACCGCACGAACGTCGAGTTCGCCAAGGTCGAGGGCGACGTCATCCACGCCCGCTTCTGGGAGCGGGGCGTGGGGGTCACCCAGTCCTCCGGGACCGGGTCCAGCGCCTGCCTGGTCGCCAGCGGCCTGCGCAAGGCCACGGTGCGCACCCCGGGAGGGGATCTGTTTATCACCAGAGAGCCGGACGGCCGCCTGTTCATGACCGGCCCGGCAGTTCACGTTTTTGATGGGAGGACCGCTTGA